GTGGGGTAACGGCGGACTGGTCGGGGACGGCCGGTATCGGCTGACCCACAGACTCGGCCGAGGCGGCATGGCCGAGGTGTTCGCGGCCGAGGACGTACGGCTCGGCCGGACCGTGGCGGTCAAGCTGCTCCGTGCCGACCTCGCCGAGGACCCGACCTCCAAGGCCCGCTTCACGCGCGAGGCCCAGTCCGTGGCCGGCCTCAACCACCACGCGATCGTCGCCGTGTACGACTCCGGCGAGGACTTCGTGGGCGGCCTGTCGGTGCCGTACATCGTCATGGAGATCGTCGAGGGACGGACGATCCGGGACCTGCTGATCAACGCCGAGGCGCCCGGGCCCGAGCAGGCCCTGATCATCGTCTCGGGCGTCCTGGAGGCGCTCGCCTACTCGCACCAGCACGGCATCGTGCACCGCGACATCAAGCCGGCGAACGTGATCATCACGCACAACGGCGCGGTCAAGGTGATGGACTTCGGCATCGCCCGCGCCCTGCACGGCGCGTCCACGACGATGACGCAGACCGGCATGGTCATGGGCACGCCGCAGTACCTCTCCCCGGAGCAGGCGCTCGGCAAGGCAGTCGACCACCGCTCCGACCTGTACGCCACGGGCTGCCTTCTCTACGAACTCCTCGCCCTCAGGCCCCCGTTCACCGGCGAGACCCCGCTCTCCGTGGTCTACCAGCACGTCCAGGACATCCCGACGCCCCCGTCGGCGGTCTCGACGGCCGTGCCGCCGGAGCTCGACGGCCTGGTCATGCGCTCGCTCGCCAAGGACCCGGACGACCGCTTCCAGACGGCCGAGGAGATGCGCGGGCTCGTTCAGTACGGCCTGCAGATGCTGTATGACCAGGGCGGCCACACCGGCACCTGGAACACCGGCCCGGTGGCGGCGCACGACGGCCGGAACACGCCCTCGGCGGGCTTCGCGAGCACCAGCGTGCTGCCGCACTCCGGCGCCGCATCGGGCACCACCCAGATCCCGCAGCCGATCATGCCCTCCGGCTACGGCGGCGGGGACGAGGGCGGCTTCGAGGGGCACGGCAACCGGGGCAGCGGACGCGGCAAGCTGTGGATACTCGCCGTCTTCGCGGTGATCGCCATCGCGGCGGGCGTCGCGCTGGCGCTCCAGAACGGCGGCGGCGGTGGTAGCGGTGACACCGACACCACCAAGTCGCCGACCACCTCACAGACCACCGACGACCAGACGGCCAGCGGGACGCCGAGCGACGAGACGACGGACGAGTCGACCGAGACGTCCACGGACGACAGCGGCAGCTCCGGCGGCTCGGGCTACACGCCTTCCTACACGCCGTCGTACACGAACTCGTACACGCCGTCGCCCACGGCGACGCAGCCCACCGAGACGGCGACGCCGAGCGACACGACCGAGCCGACGGACACGGCGACGGCCGAACCCACGGACACGGGCGCCCCGACCGACGGTGGCGGCCTCGTGGCCGGCACGGACGGCGGGAGCGACTCCTGATCTGCTGAGCCAACCACGCGCGCGTGGGTCCGGAAACGGTCCTCACGCGCGCGTGCGTGCCGCCGCACGGCCGGGTCAGCCCACGAAGGCGTCGCACACCGCGTCGTACTCCCGCGTCCACCACACCACCAGCGCCGAGGCCGCCGGGAACTGGGGGTCCGCGCGGGTGTCGCCGCGCTCGTAGTGCCAGCGCAGCATCCAGAAGTCGTTCAGGCGCTCCCACCACACGCGGTGCACGGCCGCCGTGAGTTCCGAGGGCGTGGCACCGGCCGTACGCCGGTACGCGCGTGCGTACGCCCGCACCTTCGGCAGGTCGAGCGTCCCAGCGGGCCGTACGAAGAAGATCGCGGCGGCCCGTACGGTCTCCTCCGCGCGGGGCTTCACGCCGAGCCGGTCCCAGTCGACGATCGCGGCGGGCGCGTCGCCCTGGTAGAGCAGGTTGAAGGGGTGGAAGTCCCCGTGCACCCAGCCCACCGGCCCGCCGTGCGGAGGACGCCGCCCCACGTGCTGTTCGAGCAGCTCGCGCCGCTCCAGGAGCCGGTGTCGGGCCAACTCGTCGAAGGAGTCGGCGGGCCGGTGCCGGCGCACGCGCGCGAGGAGGTCGTCGATGAGGGCGAAGGTGGTGTCGGGGTCGGCGCCCGCATCGACGACGGCCGGGCAGGCGCCAT
This is a stretch of genomic DNA from Streptomyces sp. NBC_00285. It encodes these proteins:
- a CDS encoding protein kinase domain-containing protein, whose amino-acid sequence is MAQQQRAQGPSDPEATGGGMSDAPELWGNGGLVGDGRYRLTHRLGRGGMAEVFAAEDVRLGRTVAVKLLRADLAEDPTSKARFTREAQSVAGLNHHAIVAVYDSGEDFVGGLSVPYIVMEIVEGRTIRDLLINAEAPGPEQALIIVSGVLEALAYSHQHGIVHRDIKPANVIITHNGAVKVMDFGIARALHGASTTMTQTGMVMGTPQYLSPEQALGKAVDHRSDLYATGCLLYELLALRPPFTGETPLSVVYQHVQDIPTPPSAVSTAVPPELDGLVMRSLAKDPDDRFQTAEEMRGLVQYGLQMLYDQGGHTGTWNTGPVAAHDGRNTPSAGFASTSVLPHSGAASGTTQIPQPIMPSGYGGGDEGGFEGHGNRGSGRGKLWILAVFAVIAIAAGVALALQNGGGGGSGDTDTTKSPTTSQTTDDQTASGTPSDETTDESTETSTDDSGSSGGSGYTPSYTPSYTNSYTPSPTATQPTETATPSDTTEPTDTATAEPTDTGAPTDGGGLVAGTDGGSDS
- a CDS encoding phosphotransferase: MPHAPPLGALLRQYSAGSALACDPVDEGLLNRGYRLRTTRGRYFLKHHFDPETAAPEAIARQHRATQRLADLGVPVAPALPGHDGRTVAVVGGHAYALHPWIDGRHRNGAQLTTGQCERLGALLGVVHASLERVMPTHARVRAEPTRSACPAVTDTDADGACPAVVDAGADPDTTFALIDDLLARVRRHRPADSFDELARHRLLERRELLEQHVGRRPPHGGPVGWVHGDFHPFNLLYQGDAPAAIVDWDRLGVKPRAEETVRAAAIFFVRPAGTLDLPKVRAYARAYRRTAGATPSELTAAVHRVWWERLNDFWMLRWHYERGDTRADPQFPAASALVVWWTREYDAVCDAFVG